From a single Prosthecobacter algae genomic region:
- a CDS encoding redoxin domain-containing protein: MKHFVLFLLSGLLWVPAMQGETARVAGPVHEQIRGVIDEYETNVRANTQKIIAATTEEEKARYRGTIPSAGPYATRVMQIVESHPDDAGSVTGVSWLITQAAAFPESEKALQMLAGSLAMKPGIAPAVKALEFRPLEQVEPVLQAIREKNPHAEEKAAALHALGMQYFRRFEAALSPTEAEAAKSRAMDCFQEIVASHGQVTIQGFPIAEQAGRMLFEMGNLSVGSQVPEIEGKDLDGQSFKLSDHRGQHVMLIFWGGWCHACHGVLPMVNQFVTEMKGKPVTVLGINTDLPEEARKAYADYQVNFRNWSDGTTSGPITTLFNLRNFPTFYLVGPDGKIVLKQTSLEAVREKVKGL; this comes from the coding sequence ATGAAGCATTTTGTTCTCTTTCTTCTGTCCGGTTTGCTATGGGTCCCTGCGATGCAGGGTGAAACGGCGCGTGTCGCGGGTCCGGTGCATGAGCAGATCCGGGGGGTGATCGACGAATACGAAACGAATGTGCGGGCGAATACGCAGAAGATCATCGCGGCGACGACCGAGGAGGAAAAGGCGCGGTACCGGGGCACCATCCCGAGCGCGGGCCCCTATGCCACGCGGGTGATGCAGATCGTGGAAAGCCACCCGGACGATGCGGGGAGTGTGACGGGGGTTTCCTGGCTGATCACCCAGGCGGCGGCGTTTCCAGAATCTGAAAAGGCCCTGCAGATGCTGGCGGGCAGTCTGGCGATGAAACCGGGCATTGCACCGGCGGTGAAGGCGCTGGAGTTCCGGCCCCTGGAGCAGGTGGAGCCCGTTTTGCAGGCGATCCGGGAGAAGAATCCGCATGCGGAGGAAAAGGCCGCTGCGCTGCACGCGCTGGGGATGCAGTATTTTCGCCGCTTTGAGGCCGCGCTTTCTCCCACGGAGGCGGAAGCCGCGAAGAGCCGGGCGATGGACTGCTTTCAAGAAATCGTGGCGAGTCATGGGCAGGTGACCATCCAGGGTTTCCCCATCGCCGAGCAGGCGGGACGGATGCTTTTTGAGATGGGCAATCTTTCTGTGGGCAGTCAGGTGCCGGAGATCGAGGGCAAGGACCTGGACGGCCAGTCCTTCAAGCTGAGTGACCATCGCGGCCAGCATGTGATGCTGATCTTCTGGGGTGGCTGGTGCCATGCCTGCCACGGCGTGCTGCCGATGGTGAACCAATTTGTCACGGAGATGAAGGGGAAACCGGTCACCGTGCTCGGCATCAACACGGACCTTCCTGAAGAGGCCCGCAAGGCCTATGCCGACTACCAGGTGAACTTCCGCAACTGGTCCGACGGCACCACCTCCGGCCCCATCACGACGCTTTTTAACCTGCGCAATTTTCCGACGTTTTATTTGGTCGGTCCTGATGGGAAGATCGTGCTCAAACAGACGAGCCTGGAGGCGGTGAGGGAGAAGGTGAAGGGGCTATAG
- a CDS encoding recombinase family protein — MNMAKTRSEEGWPTGLLYYQGKPPPMQESKTGVWGIRACINARIYVNMDGKFVAYYRVSTAKQGESGLGLEAQKAAVEAYLNGGKWNLVGKFVEVESGKRKNRPQLNAALALCKKQKATLVIAKLDRLARNLHFISGLMEYRTEFLAVDNPPANRLTVQILAAVAEEEARAI, encoded by the coding sequence ATGAACATGGCAAAAACCCGGTCAGAGGAAGGTTGGCCGACAGGTCTTCTCTATTATCAAGGAAAGCCCCCACCGATGCAAGAAAGCAAAACGGGGGTTTGGGGGATCAGGGCATGCATAAACGCTCGTATATATGTGAACATGGACGGCAAATTTGTGGCATATTATCGGGTTTCGACAGCCAAGCAGGGCGAGAGCGGTCTTGGACTGGAAGCACAGAAGGCAGCCGTGGAAGCCTATCTGAATGGCGGCAAGTGGAACCTCGTTGGCAAGTTTGTGGAAGTGGAGAGCGGCAAGCGCAAGAATCGCCCTCAGTTAAACGCCGCTCTCGCTCTTTGCAAAAAGCAGAAGGCAACGCTCGTGATTGCCAAGCTGGACAGGCTAGCCCGCAATCTTCACTTCATTTCCGGCCTGATGGAGTACCGCACTGAGTTTTTGGCAGTTGACAACCCGCCAGCCAACCGGCTCACGGTGCAAATCCTCGCCGCCGTCGCGGAAGAAGAAGCCCGTGCCATCTAA
- a CDS encoding sugar ABC transporter substrate-binding protein — MNPRIALVLLSCVLSIATGLVLSRGKGGSTAKKSGGLVIGLSMDTLKEERWIGDRDLFVAKARELGAEVLVESANSDDTRQLRDVESLITRGVDALVIIPHNGAAMARAVEMAHAEGIPVLSYDRLITGADTDLYITFDNVKVGELQAQFIADRLPPQGKLRLIRIYGAKTDNNAVLFKQGQDNILNPLIQSGRIEVVFEDWAEDWKPENAKKITNAAITKAGQGIDAILASNDGTAGGAIQALIEEGLAGKVIVTGQDADLAGCQRIVAGTQTMTVYKPLSVLAKQAADLAVKLASGRPIFAKEESDNGKVKVPSVFLPIYSVTEENLRETVVKDGFRSEKDVYGE, encoded by the coding sequence ATGAATCCCCGCATCGCCCTGGTCCTTCTCTCCTGCGTCCTCAGCATCGCCACCGGGCTGGTCCTGTCGCGGGGCAAAGGCGGCTCCACGGCAAAAAAAAGCGGGGGCCTCGTCATCGGCCTCAGCATGGATACCTTGAAGGAAGAGCGCTGGATCGGCGACCGCGACCTCTTTGTGGCCAAGGCCCGCGAGCTCGGTGCCGAAGTTCTGGTCGAGTCCGCCAACAGCGACGATACCCGCCAGCTCCGCGACGTGGAAAGCCTCATCACCCGCGGGGTGGATGCCCTCGTCATCATCCCTCACAATGGTGCCGCCATGGCCCGTGCGGTCGAAATGGCCCATGCCGAAGGCATCCCCGTCCTCTCCTACGACCGCCTCATCACCGGGGCCGATACCGACCTCTACATCACCTTTGACAACGTCAAGGTGGGCGAGCTCCAGGCCCAGTTCATCGCCGACCGTCTTCCGCCCCAGGGCAAGCTTCGCCTCATCCGCATCTATGGGGCAAAGACGGATAACAACGCCGTGCTTTTCAAACAGGGCCAGGACAACATCCTAAATCCTCTCATCCAGTCCGGCCGCATCGAGGTCGTTTTTGAAGACTGGGCCGAAGACTGGAAACCCGAGAACGCCAAAAAGATCACCAACGCCGCCATCACTAAAGCAGGGCAGGGGATCGATGCCATCCTCGCCAGCAACGACGGCACCGCAGGCGGAGCCATCCAGGCTTTGATCGAAGAAGGCCTCGCAGGCAAAGTCATCGTCACCGGCCAGGATGCCGACCTCGCCGGCTGCCAGCGCATCGTCGCAGGCACCCAAACGATGACCGTTTACAAACCCCTCAGCGTCCTCGCCAAACAGGCCGCCGATCTCGCCGTCAAGCTCGCCTCCGGCCGCCCCATCTTTGCCAAAGAAGAAAGCGACAACGGCAAAGTCAAAGTCCCTTCCGTCTTCCTGCCCATCTACTCAGTGACCGAGGAAAACCTCCGCGAAACCGTCGTCAAAGACGGCTTCCGTTCGGAAAAAGACGTTTACGGCGAATAG
- a CDS encoding FdhF/YdeP family oxidoreductase, with product MSATPISAQPPEKLTGIHIGKTKHSAAGVPAVANSLKHVYGSSGLLRGTSAMLKLNQTGGFDCPSCAWPDPEDHRSAFEFCENGAKAIASETTKSRVTPQFFADNSVAELSEWSDYEMDQAGRITHPMILREGATHYEEISWDDAFSLIGQELNALASPDEAVFYTSGRATNEAAFLYQLFVRHFGTNNLPDCSNMCHESSGAALGQSVGVGKGTVTLKDLETAETILIMGQNPGTNHPRMLSSLQRAVENGATIIAVNPMKEAGLTGFMHPQQVKGVLGMSTPLAKHFLQVNLNGDQALLKGIAKTLVEDGSLDEGFLAEHVQGFEPYREHLRGLDWAELEKLSGIQRDVMQMVARQAANGQRKLITCWAMGLTQHKNAVATIQEVVNIHLMLGAIGRESAGLCPVRGHSNVQGDRTMGVFEKMPEWFMDNLENVFQFPVPRHHGWDTVAAIQAMHEGRGKVFYALGGNFLQATPDTEFTGEALRRCQLTVHVCTKLNRSHLVTGRIGLILPCLGRSEWEVRGDLTQFCTVENSMSVVHSSHGHLEPASPHLLSEPVIVARTAAATLGARSKVDWAALAEDYDRIRDLIERVVPGFEDFNSRIREPGGFYLPNTARQRIWKTRSGKAEIHTHDLQVLVPGPGQLVLQTFRSHDQFNTTVYGLNDRYRGIGNERRIIFMNPQDMKNRGIGPLEPVDITSHFKGETRHAPRFLAVPYDQPPGNCAAYFPEANVLVPIGSFADVSLTPTSKSVLVTIQRSA from the coding sequence ATGTCTGCGACACCCATTTCTGCCCAGCCACCGGAAAAGCTCACCGGCATTCACATCGGCAAGACCAAGCACTCAGCTGCTGGTGTGCCGGCCGTGGCAAATTCCTTGAAGCATGTGTACGGCAGCAGCGGCCTACTGCGCGGCACCTCCGCAATGCTGAAGCTGAACCAGACTGGCGGCTTTGACTGCCCGAGCTGCGCCTGGCCCGACCCGGAAGATCACCGCAGCGCTTTTGAGTTTTGCGAAAACGGGGCCAAGGCGATTGCCTCCGAAACCACCAAGAGCCGGGTCACTCCGCAGTTCTTTGCGGACAACAGCGTGGCCGAGCTTTCGGAGTGGAGCGATTACGAGATGGATCAGGCCGGGCGCATCACCCATCCCATGATTTTGCGCGAAGGCGCGACCCATTATGAGGAGATTTCCTGGGATGATGCCTTCAGCCTCATCGGGCAGGAGCTGAACGCGCTGGCCTCGCCCGATGAGGCGGTGTTTTATACCTCAGGCCGCGCCACCAATGAAGCGGCGTTTTTGTACCAGCTTTTTGTTAGGCATTTCGGCACGAACAATCTTCCTGATTGCTCCAACATGTGCCACGAATCCAGCGGCGCGGCCCTGGGCCAAAGCGTGGGTGTGGGGAAGGGGACGGTGACCCTGAAGGACCTGGAGACAGCCGAAACCATCCTCATCATGGGCCAGAACCCAGGGACGAACCACCCGCGCATGCTCAGCAGCCTGCAGCGTGCAGTGGAAAACGGGGCCACCATCATCGCCGTAAACCCGATGAAGGAGGCGGGCCTCACCGGCTTCATGCACCCGCAGCAGGTGAAGGGCGTGCTGGGCATGTCCACCCCGCTGGCGAAACACTTTCTTCAAGTGAACTTGAATGGCGACCAGGCCTTGCTCAAAGGCATCGCGAAGACGCTCGTGGAAGATGGCAGCCTGGATGAAGGATTCCTGGCCGAGCATGTCCAAGGTTTTGAGCCCTATCGTGAGCATCTGCGCGGGCTTGATTGGGCGGAGTTGGAAAAGCTGTCTGGCATCCAGCGCGATGTCATGCAGATGGTGGCCCGCCAAGCCGCTAACGGTCAGCGCAAGTTGATCACCTGCTGGGCCATGGGGCTGACCCAGCACAAGAACGCCGTGGCCACGATCCAGGAGGTGGTGAACATCCACCTCATGCTGGGGGCCATCGGCCGTGAAAGCGCGGGCCTTTGCCCCGTCCGTGGCCATAGCAATGTCCAGGGAGACCGCACCATGGGCGTCTTTGAGAAGATGCCAGAATGGTTCATGGACAACCTGGAAAACGTATTCCAGTTCCCGGTTCCCCGTCATCATGGCTGGGATACCGTGGCGGCCATTCAGGCCATGCATGAAGGCCGTGGCAAAGTGTTCTATGCCTTGGGAGGCAACTTCCTCCAGGCCACGCCGGACACCGAATTCACCGGCGAGGCCCTGCGCCGCTGCCAGCTCACGGTCCATGTTTGTACCAAGCTCAACCGCAGCCACTTGGTCACCGGGCGCATCGGTTTGATTCTGCCCTGCCTCGGCCGCAGCGAGTGGGAGGTTCGCGGGGACCTCACCCAGTTTTGCACGGTGGAAAACAGCATGAGCGTGGTGCACTCCTCGCATGGTCATCTGGAGCCCGCTTCACCGCATCTGCTGAGCGAACCGGTCATCGTCGCCCGCACGGCGGCGGCCACTCTTGGCGCAAGATCGAAGGTGGACTGGGCCGCACTGGCCGAAGATTACGACCGCATTCGCGACCTCATTGAGCGCGTGGTCCCAGGCTTTGAGGACTTCAACAGCCGCATCCGTGAACCCGGCGGCTTTTATCTGCCCAACACTGCCCGCCAGCGCATCTGGAAAACCCGCAGCGGCAAGGCCGAGATTCACACCCACGACCTTCAAGTCCTGGTGCCGGGACCAGGCCAGCTTGTCCTCCAGACCTTCCGCAGCCATGACCAGTTCAATACGACAGTCTATGGTCTGAATGACCGTTATCGTGGCATCGGCAATGAGCGCCGGATCATCTTCATGAACCCTCAGGACATGAAGAACCGCGGCATCGGGCCGCTGGAGCCGGTGGACATCACCAGCCACTTCAAGGGCGAAACAAGGCATGCCCCGCGTTTCCTCGCCGTGCCCTATGATCAGCCGCCCGGCAATTGCGCCGCCTACTTCCCCGAAGCAAACGTATTGGTCCCCATCGGCAGCTTCGCCGACGTCAGTCTCACCCCCACTTCCAAGAGTGTTTTGGTTACCATCCAACGTTCTGCTTAA
- the thrS gene encoding threonine--tRNA ligase produces MSTERKTLEERAQMSDIERLRHSCAHIMATAILRIWPDAQFAYGPPIENGFYYDFKMAHRVTPDDFEKIEAEMKKISKENQKFEWKGVTREEAKAMAESGRLGGLSERPGNPSIFKLDLIDKIPEGEQISCFQNGDFIDLCAGPHVGYSGKCKNVKLTSVSSSFYLGDESKGQLQRLYGTAFPTKEELDAYFVNLEEAKKRDHRKLGKELKLFHIDEDVGQGLILWTPNGAVLRQELQNFIGEELRKQGYHQVFTPHIGKLALYKTSGHFPYYKDAQFPAIIEQDQLEKIAHEGCGCAEMTARLDAVSAQFASQLNERAGREIIGQDRIMDPEKLLDGFLLKPMNCPHHIKIFASQPHSYRDLPVRLAEFGTVYRWEQSGELNGMTRVRGFTQDDAHLFCTEDQVAAEVLGCLSLVKIVLNTLGMTDYRVRVGLRDPDNNKFTGNPAQWDKAEAACREAAATLGVPFTEEPGEAAFYGPKIDFVIKDVIGREWQLGTVQVDYVLPVRFDLSYNGPDNKPHRPVMIHRAPFGSMERFCGVLIEHFAGHFPTWLAPEQVRILTISEKTDAFAAEIFAQLKEAGLRVTLDNDADKIGAKIRKAQLDKIPYMLVLGEKEAAANSVAIRHSKRGDLGVKSVAEFLTDVTAEVKERKL; encoded by the coding sequence ATGTCCACCGAACGCAAGACCCTTGAAGAACGCGCCCAGATGTCCGACATCGAGCGCCTGCGCCACTCCTGTGCCCACATCATGGCCACCGCGATCCTGCGCATCTGGCCAGACGCCCAGTTCGCCTACGGCCCGCCGATTGAAAACGGCTTCTACTACGACTTCAAGATGGCCCACCGGGTGACCCCGGATGACTTCGAGAAGATCGAGGCCGAAATGAAGAAGATCTCCAAGGAGAACCAGAAATTCGAATGGAAAGGCGTCACCCGTGAAGAAGCCAAGGCCATGGCCGAAAGCGGTCGCCTCGGTGGCCTGTCCGAGCGCCCCGGTAACCCGAGTATCTTCAAGCTGGACCTCATTGATAAAATCCCGGAAGGCGAGCAGATCTCCTGCTTTCAAAACGGCGACTTCATTGACCTCTGCGCTGGCCCTCATGTCGGTTATAGCGGTAAGTGCAAAAACGTCAAGCTGACCTCTGTCTCCTCTTCCTTTTATCTCGGCGATGAGTCCAAAGGCCAGCTCCAGCGCCTCTACGGTACCGCCTTCCCGACCAAAGAAGAACTGGACGCTTACTTCGTGAATCTGGAAGAAGCCAAAAAGCGCGACCACCGCAAGCTGGGCAAGGAGTTGAAGCTTTTCCACATCGATGAAGACGTGGGCCAGGGCCTCATCCTCTGGACTCCAAACGGGGCCGTGCTCCGCCAGGAATTGCAAAATTTCATCGGCGAAGAGCTGCGCAAGCAGGGTTACCATCAGGTCTTCACTCCACACATCGGCAAGCTGGCCCTCTACAAGACCAGCGGTCACTTCCCTTATTACAAGGATGCCCAGTTCCCGGCTATCATCGAGCAGGACCAGCTTGAAAAGATCGCTCATGAAGGCTGCGGCTGCGCCGAAATGACCGCCCGTCTGGATGCCGTCTCTGCCCAGTTTGCCAGCCAGCTCAATGAGCGCGCGGGCCGCGAAATCATCGGTCAGGACCGCATCATGGATCCGGAGAAGCTGCTCGACGGTTTCCTCCTGAAACCGATGAACTGCCCGCATCACATCAAGATCTTCGCCAGCCAGCCCCATAGCTACCGCGACCTTCCTGTGCGTCTGGCCGAGTTCGGCACCGTCTATCGCTGGGAGCAGAGCGGTGAGCTCAATGGCATGACCCGCGTCCGTGGTTTCACCCAGGATGATGCCCACCTTTTCTGCACCGAAGACCAAGTTGCCGCCGAAGTCCTCGGCTGCCTTAGCCTCGTCAAGATCGTGCTCAACACCCTCGGCATGACCGACTACCGCGTGCGTGTGGGTCTTCGTGATCCGGATAACAACAAGTTCACCGGCAATCCCGCCCAGTGGGACAAGGCCGAAGCCGCTTGCCGCGAAGCCGCTGCCACTCTCGGCGTGCCCTTCACCGAGGAACCCGGCGAAGCCGCCTTCTACGGGCCGAAGATTGACTTCGTCATCAAAGACGTCATTGGCCGCGAATGGCAGCTCGGCACCGTGCAGGTGGACTACGTCCTCCCTGTCCGCTTCGATCTCAGCTACAACGGCCCGGACAACAAGCCTCACCGCCCCGTGATGATCCACCGCGCGCCCTTCGGCAGCATGGAGCGTTTCTGCGGCGTGCTGATCGAGCACTTCGCCGGTCACTTCCCGACTTGGCTCGCCCCAGAGCAGGTCCGTATCCTCACCATCAGTGAGAAGACCGACGCTTTTGCTGCCGAGATCTTCGCCCAGCTCAAAGAGGCTGGCCTGCGCGTGACCCTCGACAATGATGCCGACAAGATCGGTGCCAAGATCCGCAAGGCTCAGCTCGACAAGATCCCCTACATGCTCGTGCTCGGTGAAAAGGAAGCCGCTGCCAACAGCGTCGCCATCCGCCACAGCAAGCGCGGCGACCTCGGCGTGAAATCCGTGGCCGAATTCCTCACCGACGTCACCGCCGAGGTGAAGGAACGGAAGCTGTAA
- the mnmA gene encoding tRNA 2-thiouridine(34) synthase MnmA: MKILAAMSGGVDSSVATALLVQQGHEVVGAYMKNWINEENIVGHCPWEEDIVDARAVADQLGIEFHVVNLMREYRERVVKYLLEGYQDGITPNPDVMCNREMKFGVLWDWAKERGFDAIATGHYAQKGEDGLSILRGADPNKDQTYFLAMMKPEQVRIARFPIGHLLKPELREEARKLGLKTADKKDSQGICFIGEVKMEDFLRTFVDDKPGPIVNLDGKVLGEHRGLHLYTLGQRKGIGVASNLYKQAYVVVAKRHEKNELVIAIERPDTPLLWARKCTLTGLSTTGLPFDAPRLLQAQPRYRCPAGDAEFRPLGDGRAELVYAQPQRALTPGQICALYEKDRLLGGAVFEHIEYES; the protein is encoded by the coding sequence ATGAAGATTTTGGCAGCCATGTCGGGAGGTGTGGACAGCAGCGTCGCCACGGCACTGCTCGTCCAGCAGGGGCATGAGGTGGTCGGGGCCTACATGAAAAACTGGATCAATGAAGAAAACATCGTTGGGCATTGCCCATGGGAAGAAGACATCGTGGATGCACGTGCTGTGGCGGATCAACTCGGCATTGAGTTCCATGTCGTGAATCTCATGCGTGAATATCGCGAGCGCGTGGTCAAATACCTTCTAGAAGGTTACCAGGATGGCATCACGCCAAATCCTGATGTGATGTGTAATCGCGAGATGAAATTTGGTGTTTTGTGGGACTGGGCGAAAGAGCGCGGATTTGATGCCATCGCCACCGGCCACTATGCCCAGAAAGGCGAAGATGGGCTGTCCATCCTGCGTGGGGCCGACCCTAACAAAGACCAAACCTATTTCCTGGCCATGATGAAACCGGAGCAGGTTCGAATTGCCCGTTTTCCCATCGGCCATCTGCTGAAGCCCGAACTCCGCGAAGAAGCCCGCAAGCTCGGGCTGAAGACCGCCGATAAAAAAGATAGCCAAGGCATCTGCTTCATCGGCGAGGTGAAGATGGAGGACTTCCTGCGCACCTTTGTGGACGATAAACCCGGCCCCATCGTCAATCTAGATGGCAAGGTGCTCGGAGAACATCGCGGTCTGCATCTCTACACCCTCGGTCAGCGCAAAGGCATCGGCGTGGCGAGTAACCTCTACAAACAAGCTTATGTCGTGGTCGCCAAACGCCATGAGAAGAATGAACTCGTCATCGCCATCGAGCGTCCGGATACTCCGCTCCTCTGGGCGCGCAAATGCACCCTCACTGGCCTTTCCACCACCGGCCTGCCTTTCGATGCCCCCCGCCTCCTCCAGGCCCAGCCGCGCTACCGCTGCCCAGCAGGCGATGCCGAATTCCGCCCCCTCGGCGATGGCCGGGCAGAGCTCGTCTATGCCCAGCCTCAGCGCGCCCTCACCCCCGGCCAGATCTGCGCCCTCTATGAAAAGGATCGTTTGTTAGGCGGTGCGGTGTTCGAGCACATCGAGTACGAGTCCTAA
- a CDS encoding recombinase family protein, protein MQTASDLKATIEAFKLQGIKTVRDIATALNASKIATPQGKQWHSTSVYRLLKRIDTPL, encoded by the coding sequence ATGCAAACCGCATCCGACTTGAAGGCAACAATTGAAGCCTTCAAATTGCAGGGCATCAAAACCGTTCGCGATATAGCCACAGCTTTAAATGCGTCCAAAATCGCAACACCACAGGGCAAACAATGGCACAGCACTTCCGTTTACCGTTTACTCAAACGAATCGACACTCCTCTATAA
- a CDS encoding low molecular weight protein-tyrosine-phosphatase codes for MPPTFKLLFVCLGNICRSPAAEGVMRRVVAEAGLTETIHIDSAGTAGWHTGKRADERMRVAAQSRGLELTSFARQVRDADLSEYDLVLVMDRSNHQDIRAFDREKNHAAKVRLFCEFCTDHEETEVPDPYYGGPEGFEKVLDLLEDGCAGVLKHVQGQLQPRV; via the coding sequence ATGCCTCCCACCTTCAAACTTCTCTTCGTCTGCCTCGGCAACATCTGCCGCTCTCCCGCCGCAGAGGGCGTCATGCGCCGTGTGGTGGCGGAGGCCGGCCTGACCGAAACCATCCACATCGACTCAGCAGGCACCGCTGGCTGGCACACCGGCAAGCGGGCCGATGAGCGCATGCGGGTAGCAGCCCAGTCTCGCGGGCTGGAACTCACCAGCTTTGCCCGCCAGGTGAGGGATGCAGATCTCTCAGAATACGACCTCGTCCTCGTCATGGACCGCAGCAACCACCAGGACATCCGCGCCTTCGATCGCGAAAAAAATCACGCGGCAAAAGTGCGCCTCTTCTGCGAGTTTTGCACCGATCACGAAGAAACCGAAGTGCCCGACCCCTACTACGGCGGCCCGGAAGGTTTCGAAAAAGTGCTCGATCTCCTCGAAGACGGCTGCGCCGGTGTCTTGAAACACGTGCAAGGGCAGTTGCAGCCTCGGGTCTGA
- a CDS encoding excinuclease ABC subunit UvrC, whose translation MAKLRDVPHTPGVYVMRDRLNSVIYVGKARDLRKRLSNYFTPARSKLVDRKTRALIASIWDFDIHEVRNEPESLLLEGKLIKEFRPKYNISFRDDKRFLMVRVNLQDDFPKFTLTRMKRDDGARYFGPFAHSGALRTTLNWLNKKFGLRVCRPIRPDEQDYKHCSNDIIKNCCAPCIGRVSVEEYRQRMEQACSFLDGKGTKDLVSLLEEEMQKAAMKLDFEKAAELRDMVEDLKKTLSPTRSFQRGARAKVISTLDPMADVKELQEALGLGKPPLVMECFDIANIGTAHCVASMVRFKDGTPDNANYRRYRIRAVTGQNDFISMAEVIRRRFSRILLEGREVMGEEADYSQETPLEMMRRLESAKLPELPPEKKKKFVRLPDLVIVDGGKGQLGMAMKELQRLGLSDLPIIGLAKEREEIYRPHEPDPLVLPHEMGALKLLQRIRDEAHRWANGYHQLLLGKRVEESLLDDCPGVSQARKATLLKKFGSVARLRKATPEEIAKVPGISSTLAETIVDFLVSRGGE comes from the coding sequence ATGGCGAAACTGCGTGATGTGCCCCACACGCCGGGGGTGTATGTGATGCGGGACCGGCTGAACAGCGTGATCTATGTGGGGAAGGCGCGGGACCTGCGGAAGCGGCTGTCGAACTACTTTACCCCGGCGCGATCCAAGCTGGTGGACCGGAAGACGCGGGCGCTGATCGCCAGCATCTGGGATTTCGACATCCATGAGGTGCGCAATGAGCCGGAGTCGCTGCTGCTGGAGGGGAAGCTGATCAAGGAATTCCGGCCGAAGTACAACATCAGCTTCCGCGATGACAAGCGCTTCCTGATGGTGCGGGTAAATCTGCAGGACGACTTCCCCAAATTCACCCTGACGCGAATGAAGCGGGATGACGGGGCGCGCTACTTTGGGCCGTTTGCCCATTCGGGCGCGCTGCGCACGACGCTGAACTGGCTTAACAAGAAGTTTGGTCTGCGGGTCTGCCGGCCCATCCGCCCGGATGAGCAGGACTACAAGCATTGCTCCAACGACATCATCAAGAACTGCTGCGCGCCGTGCATCGGGCGGGTGAGCGTGGAAGAGTACCGGCAGCGCATGGAGCAGGCGTGTTCCTTCCTCGACGGGAAAGGGACGAAGGACCTAGTATCCCTGCTGGAGGAGGAGATGCAGAAGGCGGCAATGAAGCTGGACTTTGAAAAGGCGGCTGAACTGCGGGACATGGTGGAGGACCTGAAGAAGACGCTGAGCCCGACACGCAGCTTCCAGCGCGGGGCGCGGGCGAAGGTGATCTCCACCCTGGACCCGATGGCGGATGTGAAGGAGCTGCAGGAGGCCCTGGGCCTGGGCAAACCGCCGCTGGTGATGGAGTGCTTTGACATTGCGAACATCGGCACGGCGCACTGCGTGGCCAGCATGGTGCGCTTCAAGGATGGTACGCCGGACAATGCCAACTACCGCCGCTACCGCATCCGGGCGGTGACGGGGCAGAATGACTTCATCAGCATGGCGGAGGTGATCCGCCGCCGGTTCTCCCGCATCCTGCTGGAAGGCCGGGAGGTGATGGGCGAGGAGGCGGACTACTCCCAGGAAACGCCGCTGGAGATGATGCGCAGGCTGGAATCTGCGAAGCTGCCGGAGCTGCCGCCTGAGAAAAAGAAGAAGTTTGTCCGGCTACCGGACCTCGTCATCGTGGACGGTGGCAAGGGCCAACTGGGCATGGCCATGAAGGAGCTGCAGCGGCTGGGCCTTTCTGACCTGCCCATCATCGGCCTGGCGAAAGAGCGCGAAGAAATCTACCGGCCGCATGAGCCGGACCCGCTGGTACTGCCGCATGAGATGGGGGCGCTGAAGTTGCTGCAGCGCATCCGTGACGAGGCCCACCGATGGGCCAACGGATATCACCAACTTTTGTTAGGCAAACGGGTGGAGGAAAGCCTGCTGGATGATTGCCCAGGGGTGAGTCAAGCCCGCAAAGCGACGCTGCTGAAGAAATTTGGCTCGGTGGCGCGGCTGCGCAAGGCGACGCCGGAGGAGATCGCGAAGGTGCCGGGGATCAGCAGCACGCTGGCGGAGACCATCGTGGATTTCCTGGTCTCGCGGGGTGGGGAGTGA